A part of Herpetosiphon gulosus genomic DNA contains:
- a CDS encoding extracellular solute-binding protein, which produces MSTSKSTFRLSFILVLVLLTSILAACGSETATTAPSGSTTSNEPRTIKLWHYEGANSAMGIAWAESIKQFQASHPGVTIQFEEKGFEQIRQTAGMVLNSDETPDILEYNKGNATAGLLSTQGLLTDLSEVATQRGWDKLLSSSLQTTARYDEKGVMGAGKWFGVPNYAEYVMVYYNKDMFAKANLQVPTTLAEFEAVMDAFVQQGVTPLSVGAAEYPAQQIFYELVLSQADREFVNAFQLYQGDVDFRGPEFTYGAEKMAEWVSKGYISKDATGIKAEDMGVAFTNGTFPIMISGSWWYGRFTDEIKGFEWGTFLFPGNKLHPGSSGNIWAVPTNAKNKDLVYDFIDITMSQDIQTLLGNSGGVPVNADVSKITNEKNKELIQNFDAISKADGLAFYPDWPAPGFYDVLVANVQELIDGTKTPSEMLDAIAIPYQENRATLGK; this is translated from the coding sequence ATGTCCACATCGAAGTCAACGTTCCGACTCTCTTTTATCTTAGTGTTGGTTTTGCTCACCAGCATCTTGGCGGCTTGCGGCTCTGAGACCGCTACCACTGCGCCAAGCGGCAGCACCACCAGCAATGAGCCACGCACAATTAAACTTTGGCACTACGAAGGTGCTAACAGCGCCATGGGCATCGCTTGGGCTGAGTCAATCAAACAATTTCAAGCATCACACCCTGGTGTAACGATTCAGTTTGAAGAAAAAGGCTTTGAGCAAATTCGCCAAACCGCTGGCATGGTGCTCAACTCTGATGAAACCCCCGATATTTTGGAATACAACAAAGGTAATGCAACTGCTGGCTTGCTTTCCACCCAAGGCTTGCTGACCGATCTTTCTGAGGTGGCGACCCAACGCGGTTGGGATAAATTGCTCAGCTCCAGTTTGCAAACCACCGCCCGCTACGATGAAAAAGGCGTGATGGGCGCTGGCAAATGGTTTGGCGTGCCCAACTATGCCGAATATGTCATGGTTTATTACAACAAAGATATGTTCGCCAAGGCCAACTTGCAAGTGCCAACCACTTTGGCCGAATTTGAAGCCGTCATGGATGCCTTTGTGCAACAAGGGGTCACGCCGCTCTCGGTCGGCGCTGCTGAATATCCCGCCCAACAGATTTTCTATGAATTGGTGCTCAGCCAAGCTGATCGCGAATTTGTTAATGCCTTCCAACTCTATCAAGGTGATGTCGATTTCCGTGGCCCCGAGTTTACCTATGGCGCAGAAAAAATGGCCGAGTGGGTCAGCAAAGGCTATATCAGCAAAGATGCAACGGGCATCAAAGCCGAAGATATGGGCGTGGCCTTCACCAATGGCACATTCCCAATCATGATTTCGGGCAGCTGGTGGTATGGTCGCTTTACCGACGAAATTAAGGGTTTTGAATGGGGCACGTTCTTGTTCCCTGGTAACAAATTGCACCCCGGCTCAAGCGGCAACATCTGGGCCGTGCCAACCAATGCCAAAAACAAAGATCTGGTCTACGATTTCATCGATATCACGATGAGCCAAGATATTCAGACCTTGTTGGGTAACTCTGGTGGCGTGCCAGTCAACGCCGACGTGAGCAAAATCACCAACGAAAAGAACAAAGAGTTGATTCAAAACTTCGATGCAATCTCCAAGGCCGATGGCTTAGCCTTCTACCCCGACTGGCCAGCCCCAGGTTTCTACGATGTCTTGGTTGCCAATGTTCAAGAGTTGATCGATGGCACCAAAACACCCAGCGAAATGCTCGATGCAATCGCTATTCCATATCAAGAAAATCGGGCAACCTTAGGTAAGTAG
- a CDS encoding sugar ABC transporter permease produces the protein MMLKRSTNSGYWWFLLPGLILFVMVIAIPFLMNIGTSFTTWQGVGTPKWAGLDNYARLFRDSTFWASFRNNLAMLIAMTIVPTLLGLLLAAVLYDYIGNKFGSGTASFFRAAFYLPQILPVAIAGVVWAWILHPNYGALNGFLETLGLENLTRNWLGNRQTALPSVMMIMVWFQLGYPLVIFMAGLQRIDPEIYEAAVLDGASWFDRFRFITVHLIRPEIFVVLLTTTIASLKVFGQIYVLTRGGPGNATLVPSYFAYQNFFEKANVGYGAAIATVMTLIIIVLTIIFIRRQSAEEL, from the coding sequence ATGATGCTTAAACGTTCAACAAACAGCGGCTACTGGTGGTTTTTGCTACCTGGCTTGATTTTGTTTGTGATGGTTATCGCCATTCCCTTCTTGATGAATATTGGCACAAGTTTTACCACGTGGCAGGGTGTCGGCACGCCAAAATGGGCTGGTCTCGATAACTATGCCCGCTTGTTCCGTGATAGCACCTTTTGGGCATCATTCCGTAACAACTTGGCGATGCTGATTGCCATGACGATTGTGCCAACCTTGCTGGGTTTGTTGCTGGCAGCGGTGCTCTACGATTACATTGGCAATAAATTTGGCTCTGGCACGGCTAGCTTTTTTCGCGCAGCCTTTTATCTGCCGCAAATTTTGCCCGTGGCGATTGCTGGCGTGGTTTGGGCTTGGATTCTGCACCCCAACTATGGGGCGCTGAATGGCTTTCTCGAAACGCTTGGCCTCGAGAATTTGACTCGCAACTGGCTTGGTAATCGCCAAACTGCCTTGCCCAGCGTCATGATGATTATGGTTTGGTTCCAACTGGGCTATCCGCTGGTGATTTTCATGGCTGGTTTGCAGCGCATCGACCCTGAAATTTACGAGGCAGCGGTGCTCGATGGCGCAAGCTGGTTTGATCGCTTTCGCTTTATCACGGTGCACCTAATTCGGCCTGAGATTTTTGTCGTGCTGCTGACCACCACGATTGCCTCGCTTAAAGTTTTTGGTCAAATTTATGTGCTGACCCGTGGCGGCCCGGGCAATGCCACCTTGGTTCCCTCTTACTTTGCCTATCAAAACTTCTTCGAGAAGGCTAATGTTGGCTATGGTGCAGCGATTGCCACCGTCATGACCTTGATCATCATAGTGCTGACGATCATCTTTATTCGTCGCCAATCCGCCGAGGAGCTTTAA
- a CDS encoding carbohydrate ABC transporter permease: protein MTSLPLKSTLKKPHQAGFGRYLVLAALIIAVLIVLLPFAIVVINAFKTPTDYASNGPLSWPSEWSIDGIVAFWQRVDYSQKLLNSLLISASVAVIGVLLSLLNAFALGIGRIKGRVWLLILFMVANTLPQESLVYPLYYLSKEFDLYNTRFVVILIFSVIQSAFGTYLLSSVFSTFPKEMLEAAMLDGCNKLQLLFKIIVPVSRPTLSVLFTFFFIWTWNEFFLPLILLISNDRQTVPIAVGVLQGQRNMEATLSSASALLGILPCFIFFLIFQRTLTKGIAAGSVK, encoded by the coding sequence ATGACCAGCCTACCTTTGAAATCAACCCTCAAAAAACCACATCAGGCTGGTTTTGGCCGCTATCTTGTGTTGGCTGCCTTGATTATTGCTGTGCTGATTGTGCTGTTGCCATTTGCAATTGTGGTGATCAACGCCTTTAAAACGCCAACCGATTATGCTAGCAACGGCCCACTGAGTTGGCCAAGCGAATGGTCGATTGATGGGATCGTGGCGTTTTGGCAGCGGGTCGATTATAGCCAGAAGTTGCTTAATAGCTTGTTGATTAGCGCTAGTGTGGCGGTGATAGGTGTGCTGTTGTCGTTGCTGAATGCCTTTGCGCTTGGCATTGGCCGAATCAAAGGCCGCGTTTGGCTGTTGATTCTATTTATGGTTGCCAACACCCTGCCCCAAGAATCACTGGTTTATCCGTTGTACTACCTCTCCAAAGAATTCGATCTCTACAACACGCGCTTTGTAGTGATCTTGATTTTCTCAGTGATTCAGAGCGCCTTTGGCACTTACTTGCTTTCATCAGTATTCAGTACGTTTCCCAAAGAGATGCTCGAAGCGGCAATGTTGGATGGCTGCAACAAACTGCAACTCTTGTTTAAGATTATTGTTCCGGTCAGTCGGCCAACGCTTTCGGTGCTCTTCACCTTCTTTTTCATCTGGACATGGAATGAATTTTTCCTGCCGTTGATTTTGTTGATTAGCAACGATCGCCAAACGGTGCCGATTGCGGTGGGTGTGCTGCAAGGCCAACGCAACATGGAAGCCACCTTATCCAGTGCTTCAGCCTTGTTGGGGATTTTGCCATGCTTCATTTTCTTCTTGATCTTCCAACGCACCCTGACCAAAGGCATCGCCGCAGGCAGTGTGAAGTAG